A single genomic interval of Zobellia nedashkovskayae harbors:
- a CDS encoding AraC family transcriptional regulator: MKPVLEPIHLDEQRTITSFYHSKKDFETPWHFHPQHELTYIEESVGTKFVGDYVGPYQPGELVLLRSNLPHCWKNNTNLEGLSKSIVIQWNIGVFPKVPELASLFHMLRTSSRGLLFNKEETAPLLSRLKKCPELEAHDLYIELLTILVKLSSCSYKTLSGASFTEDLPSEYGSRMAQIHDFVGLNYGRKIYLKEVADLVNMSEQSFSRFFTKMMGRPFFTFLNEFRINISARMLLDTHDSVSHIAFACGYESLPFFHRQFKKFMGSSPLTYQKKYAKA, from the coding sequence ATGAAACCTGTATTAGAGCCCATACACTTAGACGAGCAGCGTACGATTACAAGCTTTTATCATTCTAAAAAAGATTTTGAAACGCCTTGGCATTTTCACCCTCAACATGAGCTTACGTATATAGAAGAAAGCGTGGGTACTAAATTCGTGGGTGATTATGTTGGCCCGTACCAACCGGGCGAATTGGTTTTATTACGTTCAAATCTACCACATTGCTGGAAAAACAACACCAATCTAGAAGGGCTATCAAAATCCATTGTGATTCAGTGGAATATTGGTGTTTTCCCTAAAGTACCAGAACTAGCTTCTTTATTTCACATGCTCAGGACCTCTTCTAGAGGGCTCTTATTCAACAAAGAAGAAACCGCTCCTCTTTTGTCGCGTTTAAAAAAATGTCCGGAATTAGAAGCACACGACTTATATATTGAATTACTTACCATTTTAGTGAAATTATCCAGTTGTAGTTATAAAACGTTGTCCGGAGCTAGCTTTACGGAAGACCTACCTTCTGAATATGGGAGTAGAATGGCACAAATTCATGATTTTGTAGGATTGAATTATGGTCGTAAAATTTACCTTAAAGAAGTAGCCGATTTGGTTAATATGTCCGAGCAATCCTTTTCAAGGTTTTTCACCAAAATGATGGGTCGTCCTTTCTTTACTTTTTTGAATGAATTCCGTATAAATATCTCGGCAAGAATGCTTCTTGACACACATGATTCCGTCTCTCATATTGCATTTGCTTGTGGCTATGAATCGCTCCCATTTTTTCACAGGCAATTCAAGAAATTCATGGGCTCTTCTCCTCTTACTTATCAAAAAAAATACGCAAAAGCCTAA
- a CDS encoding alpha-L-fucosidase has product MNRILTLILTGAVIASCGSKTEKKKEEALAQETTAKYEPNWESIKENYKDPEWFNDSKFGIFIHWGAYAVPAYGSEWYPRQMYMDTATFSAQLTPGQKGPNATYLHHKKTYGDQKEFGYKDFIPMFKAEKFDAKEWIGIFKKSGAKYVIPVADHHDGFAMYKSNTTRWNSVDMGPKRDVLGELFKEGRAQGMIMGASSHYAFNWSFYNKKDKFDTTNPEYADLYSPKGKDLKEPVSEEFKKMWWDRTVDLIDNYQPDILWFDFYLDIPDYKEYRPKIAAYYYNKGLEWGKEVVINDKNFDHEAFPEGTVIYDLERGKLPGIRKLPWQTDTSIGKNSWCYVTNWESRTANSLVDDLVDIVSKNGNLLLNVGPKADGTIPEDQKEILFQIGDWLNTNGEAIYDTEYWSTFGEGPTEVKKGHHSEGQNKGFTGQDIRFTKKGDKLYAIMMEWPEGNKVDIKSLGKANEYGKDLNIKSVKLLGSDAKISFDVKDDALSISDLGNKSGDFAHVLEISL; this is encoded by the coding sequence ATGAATAGAATTTTAACACTTATATTGACCGGTGCAGTTATTGCATCCTGCGGTTCAAAGACAGAAAAGAAAAAAGAAGAAGCATTAGCCCAGGAAACTACGGCCAAGTACGAACCGAATTGGGAATCCATTAAAGAAAATTATAAAGACCCAGAGTGGTTTAACGATAGTAAGTTTGGTATTTTTATTCACTGGGGCGCCTATGCTGTACCTGCGTATGGGTCTGAATGGTATCCACGCCAGATGTATATGGATACTGCCACTTTTAGTGCTCAATTAACACCAGGTCAAAAAGGACCTAACGCCACATACCTTCATCATAAAAAAACATACGGAGACCAAAAAGAATTTGGGTATAAGGATTTCATTCCTATGTTCAAGGCCGAAAAATTTGATGCCAAAGAATGGATTGGTATTTTTAAGAAATCAGGTGCTAAATATGTGATACCTGTTGCAGATCATCATGATGGTTTTGCTATGTACAAATCCAACACTACGCGTTGGAATTCAGTAGACATGGGTCCTAAACGCGATGTTTTAGGTGAACTATTTAAAGAAGGCCGTGCACAAGGTATGATTATGGGTGCATCTTCTCATTATGCTTTTAACTGGTCTTTCTACAATAAAAAGGACAAGTTTGATACTACAAATCCTGAGTATGCAGATTTGTATTCCCCTAAAGGAAAAGACCTTAAAGAACCGGTTTCCGAAGAATTCAAAAAAATGTGGTGGGATAGAACGGTAGACCTTATTGATAACTACCAACCAGATATCCTTTGGTTTGATTTCTATCTAGATATTCCAGATTATAAAGAGTACCGTCCTAAAATTGCCGCTTACTACTATAACAAAGGTTTGGAATGGGGCAAAGAAGTTGTAATTAACGATAAGAATTTTGACCACGAGGCTTTCCCGGAAGGCACGGTCATCTATGATTTGGAACGAGGCAAGCTTCCTGGAATTCGCAAACTGCCTTGGCAGACGGATACTTCTATCGGAAAAAATTCATGGTGCTATGTTACCAACTGGGAATCCAGAACTGCTAATAGTTTGGTCGATGATTTAGTTGATATTGTATCTAAAAACGGAAACCTTTTACTTAATGTAGGCCCAAAAGCAGATGGTACCATCCCAGAAGACCAGAAAGAAATATTATTCCAAATTGGAGATTGGTTGAATACAAATGGTGAAGCTATTTATGATACGGAATACTGGAGCACTTTTGGCGAAGGCCCTACCGAAGTTAAGAAAGGCCACCATAGTGAGGGCCAGAACAAAGGTTTTACCGGTCAAGATATTCGCTTTACCAAAAAAGGAGATAAACTTTATGCCATTATGATGGAATGGCCAGAAGGTAATAAAGTAGACATTAAATCTCTTGGGAAAGCCAATGAATATGGTAAAGACCTAAATATCAAAAGTGTAAAATTACTAGGTAGTGATGCTAAAATTTCATTTGATGTGAAAGATGATGCGCTTTCAATTTCTGACTTAGGAAACAAGTCTGGAGATTTTGCACACGTGCTTGAAATATCCTTATAG
- a CDS encoding zinc-binding alcohol dehydrogenase family protein: protein MKYIVCEKPGEFILKEKEEPTRKPGEAILKVKKVGICGTDLHAYAGNQAFFTYPRILGHELATQVVEIDENPQGIKAGDNVVVMPYVSCGTCIACRNGKTNCCTSIKVLGVHTDGGMQEKITVPTDLLIPAQQLTDDQMAVVEPLAIGAHAIRRANVQPGETVVVVGCGPIGIGIMKLAQITGAKVIAIDMNQQRLDYAKNDIGVDYVVLGGKDALDQVSEITNGDLATAVFDATGHKGALEAGPDYMSHGGRYVLVGLSKGELVFIHPKIHAKETTIMCSRNATLEDFEHVISVLEKGEFPIDSFITHNVSYTEMIANFDGWLDSANGVIKATVDFE, encoded by the coding sequence ATGAAATATATTGTATGCGAAAAACCGGGAGAGTTCATTCTTAAAGAAAAAGAAGAACCAACAAGAAAACCCGGCGAAGCTATATTAAAAGTAAAGAAGGTAGGTATTTGCGGAACGGATTTACATGCATACGCAGGTAATCAAGCCTTTTTTACCTACCCAAGAATTCTTGGTCACGAATTGGCCACCCAAGTAGTTGAAATAGATGAGAATCCTCAAGGAATCAAAGCGGGAGATAATGTTGTAGTTATGCCCTATGTAAGTTGTGGTACTTGTATAGCTTGTAGAAATGGCAAAACCAACTGTTGTACGAGCATTAAAGTTTTAGGTGTTCACACAGATGGTGGTATGCAAGAAAAAATTACGGTTCCCACCGATTTACTTATCCCTGCACAACAATTAACGGATGACCAAATGGCTGTTGTTGAGCCTTTGGCCATTGGTGCGCACGCTATACGTCGTGCAAATGTTCAACCCGGTGAAACCGTTGTTGTGGTTGGTTGTGGACCTATTGGAATTGGCATCATGAAACTGGCACAAATTACAGGCGCAAAAGTAATTGCAATCGATATGAACCAACAGCGTTTAGATTATGCCAAGAATGATATTGGTGTTGACTATGTGGTTTTAGGCGGGAAAGATGCCTTAGACCAAGTTTCAGAAATTACCAATGGTGATTTAGCTACTGCGGTTTTTGACGCAACAGGTCATAAAGGAGCCCTTGAAGCAGGTCCTGATTACATGTCCCACGGTGGTAGATATGTATTAGTTGGTCTTTCAAAAGGCGAACTGGTATTTATACATCCTAAAATCCATGCGAAGGAAACAACTATTATGTGCAGTAGAAATGCGACCTTAGAGGATTTTGAACATGTAATTTCTGTTTTGGAAAAAGGCGAATTCCCTATCGATTCTTTTATAACTCATAATGTTTCCTATACAGAAATGATAGCCAATTTTGATGGTTGGTTAGATTCGGCAAACGGAGTTATTAAGGCTACTGTTGATTTTGAGTAA
- a CDS encoding UxaA family hydrolase: protein MSKQFLQIHPEDNVLAALTDISKGSEITHNHDSFPLTVNVKAKHKFTTANLNVGDSIIMYGSLVGKATKPIAKGETITTENVVHASSEYAVSQEKLSWTAPDVSKWKDVTFNGYHRADGSVGTANHWLVIPLVFCENRNVDVMKSALLEALGYHTTTDFVVDTEVLVNQYKNGASENDLLSSDIIKTPEEIKQNRTFPNVDGIKFLNHDGGCGGIRQDSETLCNLLAGYITHPNTAGATILSLGCQNAQFKLLEAAIAKLDPNFKKPLQILEQQKSSSERQFIEEAVKKTFVGLIEANKTERKPAPLTKLVLGLECGGSDGFSGISANPSLGYASDLLVGLGATTVLSEFPELNGVEQELINRCETKENATKFAKLMRAYSDKAVSVGSGFENNPSPGNIKDGLITDAMKSAGAAKKGGTSPVTDVLDYTEPVRKKGLNLLCTPGNDVESTTGLAGSGCNVICFTTGLGTPTGNPIAPVIKLSSNNTLSSRMKDIIDFNTGTVITGEDTIETKGEELLEYIIKVASGEIIPAAVKLGQEDFIPWKRGISL from the coding sequence ATGTCAAAGCAATTTTTGCAAATACACCCAGAAGATAATGTTCTGGCAGCCCTTACAGATATTTCTAAAGGTTCTGAAATTACACATAACCATGACAGCTTTCCGTTAACGGTTAACGTTAAGGCCAAACATAAGTTTACAACTGCCAACCTCAATGTTGGCGATAGCATTATTATGTACGGCTCATTGGTAGGCAAGGCTACAAAACCTATTGCCAAAGGCGAAACCATTACTACCGAAAATGTTGTGCATGCTTCTTCTGAATATGCTGTTAGTCAAGAAAAACTGAGCTGGACGGCACCGGATGTCAGCAAGTGGAAAGATGTTACCTTCAACGGATATCATAGAGCAGACGGAAGTGTGGGAACAGCCAATCATTGGCTGGTGATTCCTTTGGTTTTCTGTGAGAATAGAAATGTAGATGTAATGAAGTCTGCATTACTAGAAGCACTGGGTTACCACACCACTACCGATTTTGTAGTTGATACTGAAGTTCTTGTAAATCAATATAAAAACGGAGCTTCTGAAAATGACCTTCTTTCTTCGGACATTATTAAAACACCCGAAGAAATAAAACAGAATCGGACCTTCCCGAATGTTGATGGTATCAAATTTTTGAACCATGACGGCGGTTGTGGCGGTATTCGTCAAGACTCAGAAACACTTTGTAATCTTTTGGCAGGGTACATTACCCACCCCAATACGGCAGGTGCTACCATTTTAAGTTTGGGTTGCCAAAATGCACAATTCAAATTATTAGAAGCCGCCATCGCTAAGCTCGACCCTAATTTTAAAAAACCACTTCAAATACTAGAACAACAAAAGAGTTCTAGTGAACGTCAGTTTATAGAAGAAGCGGTTAAAAAGACTTTTGTTGGGTTAATAGAAGCCAATAAAACGGAAAGAAAACCAGCTCCGCTTACCAAACTTGTTTTAGGTCTAGAATGTGGTGGTTCAGATGGTTTTTCAGGAATATCTGCAAATCCATCTTTAGGTTATGCCTCTGATTTGTTGGTTGGTTTAGGTGCTACTACTGTGCTTTCAGAATTTCCGGAACTGAATGGTGTGGAACAAGAACTCATCAACCGTTGTGAAACGAAAGAAAACGCAACCAAGTTTGCCAAATTAATGCGTGCTTATTCAGACAAGGCGGTTTCTGTTGGCTCTGGTTTTGAAAATAATCCATCCCCCGGGAACATTAAAGACGGACTTATTACCGACGCTATGAAGTCTGCCGGTGCAGCAAAAAAAGGCGGTACAAGTCCTGTTACAGATGTACTGGATTACACAGAGCCCGTTAGAAAAAAAGGCCTCAACCTTTTATGTACTCCTGGTAATGACGTAGAAAGTACTACTGGTCTTGCCGGATCAGGTTGTAACGTAATCTGTTTTACAACAGGATTAGGTACACCTACCGGGAACCCTATTGCTCCGGTCATTAAACTATCCAGCAACAACACGCTTAGTAGTCGCATGAAAGACATTATAGATTTTAATACCGGAACGGTAATTACGGGAGAAGATACTATTGAAACAAAAGGTGAAGAGTTATTGGAATACATTATTAAAGTAGCAAGCGGAGAAATCATTCCTGCAGCGGTAAAACTAGGCCAAGAAGACTTTATTCCCTGGAAACGGGGCATATCGCTTTAA
- a CDS encoding tagaturonate reductase codes for MQILNHTTIPNRVQRPLKVMQFGGGNFLRAFVDWMVHVLNQETNFNGDIAIIKPTAGGDYAELKSQDGLFTVVLDGIKNGKLVAEKTLITEVQEIIHSYNEWAAYLKLAENEDLRFIVSNTTEAGIKFNAEDKFDVNPPKEFPAKLTVWLYHRYKHFKADPSKGCILLPCELIEDNGAALKKAVLQYADHWGLEDGFKNWVNTSNHFCSTLVDRIVSGYPSDRAKEIEQELDYKDDLLVAGEYYHSWVIQANETVQKELPFAQTNLNAEFVDDLAPYREMKVRILNGAHTSMVPVGYLAGIRFVKEAMENEEVSNFVESLLLEEAAKTLDFPDDVKNKFVADVLDRFRNPLLKHQLISISLNSTSKFVARLLPTLKDYYNAQGKLPKRIVFGLSAMLRFYKGEFDGENIALNDDKSVLDFFTSEWHKVDDGTSSLAAFVNNILKNTTIWGEDLTQIDGLTNSVAKNIENIEADGVAVCLKNL; via the coding sequence ATGCAAATTTTAAATCATACTACCATACCAAATAGAGTGCAACGGCCATTGAAGGTTATGCAATTTGGCGGTGGAAACTTTTTACGTGCTTTTGTAGATTGGATGGTACACGTACTCAACCAAGAAACAAATTTTAATGGCGATATAGCCATTATAAAACCTACTGCTGGAGGTGATTATGCTGAATTAAAATCTCAAGACGGGCTTTTTACCGTTGTTCTTGATGGCATAAAAAACGGAAAGTTAGTTGCCGAAAAAACATTGATTACTGAAGTACAGGAGATAATTCACTCCTATAACGAATGGGCCGCTTATCTAAAATTGGCCGAAAACGAAGACTTACGTTTTATCGTTTCAAATACAACCGAGGCCGGAATTAAATTCAATGCCGAAGACAAATTTGATGTTAACCCACCAAAAGAATTTCCTGCGAAATTAACGGTTTGGCTTTACCATCGTTACAAGCATTTTAAAGCAGACCCTTCAAAAGGATGCATATTACTTCCTTGTGAATTAATTGAAGACAACGGAGCTGCTTTGAAAAAAGCAGTTTTACAATATGCTGATCACTGGGGACTTGAAGATGGTTTTAAGAATTGGGTCAATACATCTAATCATTTTTGCAGCACATTGGTAGACCGTATTGTTTCTGGTTATCCTTCTGATCGTGCAAAAGAAATTGAGCAAGAACTGGATTATAAAGATGACCTTTTAGTTGCTGGTGAATACTATCACAGTTGGGTAATCCAAGCTAATGAAACCGTACAAAAAGAACTTCCGTTTGCTCAAACAAACCTTAACGCAGAATTCGTAGATGACCTTGCCCCGTACCGTGAGATGAAAGTTCGCATTCTGAACGGTGCTCATACTTCTATGGTTCCTGTTGGATATTTGGCAGGCATTCGTTTTGTAAAAGAGGCGATGGAAAATGAAGAAGTAAGTAATTTTGTGGAAAGTCTTCTTTTAGAAGAAGCAGCAAAAACACTGGATTTTCCTGATGACGTAAAAAACAAATTCGTTGCAGATGTTCTTGACCGTTTTCGCAATCCACTTTTGAAACATCAACTTATCAGCATCTCTTTAAATAGCACTTCTAAATTTGTTGCTCGTTTATTACCTACCCTAAAGGATTACTACAACGCACAAGGTAAGCTCCCAAAACGTATTGTTTTTGGACTTTCGGCTATGCTCCGTTTTTATAAAGGCGAGTTTGACGGTGAAAATATTGCTCTTAATGATGATAAGTCCGTACTGGATTTCTTTACATCAGAATGGCATAAAGTAGACGATGGCACTTCTAGTTTAGCTGCTTTTGTAAATAATATCCTTAAAAACACCACTATTTGGGGTGAAGATTTAACCCAAATTGACGGCTTAACAAATAGTGTAGCCAAGAACATTGAAAATATTGAAGCAGATGGAGTTGCTGTCTGCTTAAAAAACTTATAA